GATGGACTGTGAGATCTTCTCCATCATCGAAAAGATGATGCACGGCATCGAAGTCAACGCCGAGACTCTTGCACTGGATGCCGTCGCCGCGGTGGGACCGGGTGGTCACTACCTTGCACAGAAACACACCCGCAACCACATGCGTGAATTGTTCCTGCCGCAATTTTTGGATCGCCGCCCATACACACAGTGGGAAGAAAAAGGCGACGATGCCCGCGACTGGGCAGTACAAAAAGCCAGAAAAATCCTGAAAGAACACCAGCCCGACCCGCTGGATGAAAAAGTCAGCAAAGAATTCGAAAGAATTATCAAGTCTGTAGAAAAATAAATAGTCGGCTTTGTATGGGCGAGGCTCGTACCACGAAGTGGTATTACCTCGCCCATACAAAGGAAATTCTCTTCGCCAAAGAGAACTCAACCCAATTAGAGGTGTCATCCATGAGACCAAAACTAACCCTGCTCAGCGATTACATCATCGCCCGCATCCTTGCGGAAGCGTACGAATTATTATTGCGCCCCGGCATCAAAGTTCAGAATGAAGAAGCGCGCCATCTGCTTAAGCGCGAAGGTGTGCTCATTGACGCGGATACCCACGTTGCACAGATACCCTCCTCACTCGTACACCGCGCCTTGGAAAGCGCGCCTCGCGAATTCCACCTCTACGACTATCACGGCAACCCCACCGTCCACTACGGCGGCGACTCGGTTCACTTCGACCCGGGTTCCTCCGGCATCACCATGCTCAATCCCGACACGCTCGAGCATGACACGACCGAAACCGAGCACCTCGTCCGCCTGCTCAAAGTAGCGGAACAAATTCCACAATACGACGCACAATCCACCGCCGTGATCTGTCACGACGTTCCCAAAGACATTCAAGATTCCTATCGCCTCTATTTGGCATTGCTCTATTCCAAAAAGCCCATCGTCACCGGTGCCTTCACCAACCAGACCGTGCAAGAGATGATTGACATGCTCGCACTCTTTGCAGGCAGCCCCGAAGCCGCCCGCGAAAAACCGCGAGCCATCTTCGACGTCTGCCCCGCACCGCCATTGATCTGGTCGAACTTTGGGGCGGGCAATCTTATTCAACTTGCGCGTGCAGGCATTCCTGCCGAGATAGTATCTGTGCCGTTGGCAGGCGCGGCGGCTCCCGTCACCATGCTTGGGACGGTCACCCAACACACGGCAGAAGTTCTCGCGGGCATCACCATCCATCAACTCGCGCATCCCGGTTCGCCCATCGTGTGGGGCGGCGCGGCAGCCATCTTCGACATGAAAAAAGGCGCCACACCCATGGGAGCCATCGAAACCGCCATGCTCGATTGTTCGTACGCCCAAGTTGCCAAGACCCTCGGCATGCCCACCCACACCTATCTCGGTGCCACCGACTCCAAACTGGTAGATGCGCAAGCCGGGCTCGAGAGCGGCATCACCGCCATGGTCGGCGCATTGAGCGGCATAAACATGATCTCCGGCTCCGGCATGTTGGACTTCCTGGCCTGTCACAGCGTCGAAAAACTCGTCATCGACGCAGAAGGCATCGCCATGGCAAAGCGCATGGTGATGGGAGTCAAGCAGCACACCGACACCCTCGCCACCGGCTTCTACGATGAAAAGATCAACTTCAAAGGCGGCGACTTCCTCAAGCAAAAAATAACGATGCAACTTTTCCGCGAAGAACAGCATCTACCCAGCGACATCATCGACCGCAACTCGACCCGCCAGTGGAAAGAGTCCGGCTCTTTGGATGCATTCGGCAGAGCCAAACTGCGTGTGAAGGAATTGCTCGCCTCTTACACCCGACCTGAACTTGATCCCAACCAGACAGCGCGACTCCACTCGTACATGCTCGACCTCGCTAAAAAGGCAGGCATTGAAGAATTACCCAGGCTGGAAGATTTAGAAGTTGCATGATAAACGATGGACGATAGACCGCTGACAATGGTCTTCCGTCCATCGTCAGCACTTTATAGTGTGCGCCTTGGTCATTCATAACCCACCATTTTGAATTCCTATTTCCAAGGAGGCACACATGCAACCTAAACTCTCCCTGCTCGATGATGCCCTCATACAACGCATCCTCGATGAAGCCTACCAATTGATGCTCAAGCCCGGCATCAAAGTACAGAACGCCGAAGCAAGACGCCTGCTCGCCGAAGCCGGAGCACAAGTGGACGAAGACAGCATGGTCGTCCGGATTCCCGAACAGATCGTGGTCAAAGCGCTGGAAACCGTTCCCAGAGTGTTCCACCTCTACGATTACGAAGGCAATCCCAAGGTCCAGTACGGAGGCGACGCGGTTAACTTCGACCCCGGCTCCTCGGGCATTTCCGTCCTCATCCCAGAGACCTTGGAGCACAAGACCGCCGAAACCGAAGACCTGCTGCGCGTCATCAAGATC
This portion of the Anaerolineales bacterium genome encodes:
- a CDS encoding trimethylamine methyltransferase family protein is translated as MRPKLTLLSDYIIARILAEAYELLLRPGIKVQNEEARHLLKREGVLIDADTHVAQIPSSLVHRALESAPREFHLYDYHGNPTVHYGGDSVHFDPGSSGITMLNPDTLEHDTTETEHLVRLLKVAEQIPQYDAQSTAVICHDVPKDIQDSYRLYLALLYSKKPIVTGAFTNQTVQEMIDMLALFAGSPEAAREKPRAIFDVCPAPPLIWSNFGAGNLIQLARAGIPAEIVSVPLAGAAAPVTMLGTVTQHTAEVLAGITIHQLAHPGSPIVWGGAAAIFDMKKGATPMGAIETAMLDCSYAQVAKTLGMPTHTYLGATDSKLVDAQAGLESGITAMVGALSGINMISGSGMLDFLACHSVEKLVIDAEGIAMAKRMVMGVKQHTDTLATGFYDEKINFKGGDFLKQKITMQLFREEQHLPSDIIDRNSTRQWKESGSLDAFGRAKLRVKELLASYTRPELDPNQTARLHSYMLDLAKKAGIEELPRLEDLEVA